The sequence below is a genomic window from Silvanigrella paludirubra.
GATGTTAAAGTATTATTGCAATCAAAATGTTGGAAAGGTTATATTAATAATCAAAATGTGGAAGAGTTTTCAAATCTTATTTTAAAAAAAAGCGCTCAGTTTGGATATTTTATTCATACTGGTAAAACTGGTCCTATGAGTTATTCTAAACTTAATAATAATGCATATTTTATATCTGGCGAAAAAGTTCTTCATTTAATCCTTCAACCTAAAAAAAGCGATTTTAATGGAAAAACTTTTTTAGTGCCTCAATTAAAAGAACTTCTTTTAAGCAAAAATCATTAATAATCTATTTTTTAATTAAGGGTCATTAATTATGTGATAGCTTCAATTAAATTCAGCTATTATGTCTAATACGCTTGACATTATCGGAACTTAAGAACATTATATTTTTTCTTGATAGGTAAATGTAAAAACAAAACAGAGTATATATTTTAATTCTCTGTAGAAAATAATTTATTATGAAAGGATTTCACATGAAATTATTCTCCCTAATTTTAGGAATTTCTTTAACTCCATTTATGGCAATGGCTTCAAATAAGACACCTAAAATAGTTTGGAGCGTACAAATTATAGATTTAGAAACAGGGAAAGAAAATAAATTAGATATAGATACTAAAGCAGGAAAATTTGATAAGCAATTAGGAAAAGATGGATTTGTTTGTAATTATACCGCTCCTATAAATCAAAATTCCAGTAAAGCAATTGCAATGAAGAGAATAATATCATGCTCTAAAGAAGGTGATAAATACACACATTCATCAGCTTCGATTTGTGCTGCCGTTAATGGTGTTACCCCTGCAAATTCAGCAGCAAATATAATTATTTCAGATGAAAAAGAATCAAAAGGTTTCTCGCTTTCTATGGTTTGTCATTTAGAAAATGAATAACATTTTTTATTTTATATTAAAAATTTCTTTATTTTATAAATAATTATTATGAATTTTTTGATAAAATTTATAAATAAACTCTCCTTTTCTTTATTACTTTTTATGTTTTTATTTTTTTCTCCAGAAACAAAAATAGCTTCTAGTTTATCTATATCTTTAAAGGTTATATTATACACATTAATATTTATATCCTTTTTTCTAATAACCATTTCTTTAAAGTCCTTTTCAAAATAAAAAAGTTAAGAAAATAATTGCTTCTTTTTTCATAGAACAAAAGAAGTGAACGGATTCCCAAAATTTACCGTTCTAGATTTAGGATAATTAGTTTCAAATAAGCCGTTTAAATTTTTGCTGTAGTTTTTTTTCAATATTAGGGTTTTAGGGGGTATAAATTTAAAGTTATTGTTGAGAAATAAGGATATTGAAAAAATAAAAATAATGCGCCATTCGCTGTTAATAATAAGATAAGCTTTTTATATTTTGATGGTTATGGACTATTTTTGGATGCTAGTTTTGAGATTACGGATTCACACAAATTTTTAAAAAATGGGGTCAGCTAAAAAATAAAAAAATTTTTTTATCTATCTTCAATTTGGTCTAAAGTTCAAATTCTTTGATACTACAACATTGGGTTTATAAAAATTTTAGGTGTAATGAGTCTAAGGCCAATTTGTATTAAAAAATCACTAGGAATGGCCTTAAAATGATTTTATAAAGAAATATTACTCTAAGTTGAATAACTTTTAATTGCGTTCGAAGGTATCAAATTTGAAACTTAAGACATGCTAAGTTGCATCTAAAAATGTCTTAAGCATAAGAATTCGAAGGTTTTATAAAATACAAATTTATTGGTTATGTAGTTAATTATCTTCTGGTATTCCTATATGTATTTTCTAAATACAAATGGAAACTCTTAAAAATATTTTAGTTTTTTATAATTTTGATATTATATTTGACCAATATTTCCAATTATGATAAGTGAAACTCTTATGAGTTTCAGATACAACTTCAATAAAAATATCTTATTTCTTCAAGATTCATTTTTAAAATTAACGGTTAATTGCAAAACTCCAGTCATCATTTGATGCAAATGCATTAATATAATCTAATTCATTTCTAAAAACTAACCATTCTTTCATTCTTTTTACAGAACGAAGTCCAGTTTTAAAAAGGATATCATCTTCTTGAGCTTGATTTATCAAACAATATTCAAAACCAGTTCTTAAAAACCCGATGGGTAAGTCTGTTCTGCTGATAGAAACATCAACATATTTGAATTCTAGAGGATCTGGAAGGACTTCAAGCATTTCATTAGGAAAATAAACTCTAATCACATCTTTTTTGGATGCAATTAAATCACTATGCTTATCAAATCGTTTGAAAAAATAAGTAAAGAAATCTATTCGATTCATTTGATTTAGCTTGAAATCCTGTTGTAAATCTATTTTATCAAATATTTTTTTATAGCCAAGTTCTTTCAATTTAGTAATAATATCTTTAGATGACTTTTCTGCTGTTTCATAAATATTCTTTAATTCAGATTCTTTATCAAATATATCATTCGATTTAAAAATTCGAGTTGAATGTAAATGAAAAGCCAAATACAGAGCGATTTCTTCTCTATTAATAAAACAATCATTCAAGATGTAAGATTCAATTAAACTTGACGTATATTGATCATAATAATCTCGAGATGTATAATCCTTTATAACAGAGCTTATAAGTGAAACAAATTTGCAATCTTTATCTTTAAAAATCTTCTCTTTTAAAGTTTCTAACATTTATCCTCCCATTAAATCCAATAATATAAAAATTAAATATGTTCTGAATAATATGATTGTCAATTACTTATTAACAATTTATTTTAAGATTTAAATAATTTTCAGAAATAAGCTTTAAAAATTAAATTAAATTTATTTTTCTTTAACTTGAAATAAGGCAACTATTTTTAGCTTATTTAAAGAGATTAGTTTAAGGGGTCTTGTAATTTTTTACAAGAGAAGCTTAATGTCAGTTAAATTTAAAACAAATTTAATTAATTTGTATGAGAAATTTTATACTCTTCGAGTTCTTCCTTTGATAGAGGTTTCCATTCATTTGGATAGCGTGTACAGAGTAAATTCATGATTTCATCAACATTATCTTCTCCATTTTTAAGACACTTAAGAAGTCTTTTTTCTAAAACTAAAAGCTCTTTTTCATATTCAATTGAATCAGTATTATTGCTCATATTATCTCCCTTATTTTACTTGTTTTTAAATTAGTAATTTATGGTACAATGGTTAAAGTCCAATTATCTTTAAGAGCTGTATTATAATCAGTATTGTCGTTAAAGTCTAATAATTCTCTCATTCGTTTCGTTGAACGTAAACCTATAGTATAATGTTTTTCACTATTTTTATTCATTAAATAATAGTCAAACCCTATCCTTAAAAAACCTATTGGTAAATTAAAACGATTAATAGCGAGATCAACATAAGAAAATTCTTTAGGATTTGGGTAAACAACACAATTCTCATTTGGTAAGTAAACTCTAATAACATCTCTTTTTGATTCTATTAACTCATTGTAATTTTCAAATCTTTTAAAAAAGGCAGATATAAAATCTATTCGATTTAGTCTATTGATTTTAAATTCATCCTGTAAATTAATTTTATCGAATATTTTATCAAATCTTTGTTCTTTTGCTTTAATAATAATTTCTTTAGAAGCTTTTTCTGCTGTTTCATAAATCTTGTTTAATTCTGTTTCGTTCCCTAGAGATTTAAAAGTTCTAGTTACGTGTAAATGAAATGCCAGATATAAAGCAATTTCTTCTCTTTCAATAAAAGTATTATTTTCATAATACGACTCAATTAATGCAGAAGTGTATTCATCATAATAATCATGGAGAGTGTATTTACCAACTACTGAGCTTACCAAAGTAATAAATTGATTTTCTTTATTCCTAAATAATTTTTCTTTTAAGTTTTCTAGCATTTAGTCTCCTAAAATTTATTAAATTTTCTAAACACTAATTAATATTTATCAAACTTATAAATTGTCAATAGCATTATTCATAAATTAACAAGAGCTTACCTAAAAGTGGTCTAATAATATAATTAAATCATATTAAGTTTGAATTGAAAAAATGATTAAGTGAATTAATGACTAGGGTCTAACCATTTGGTAAAATGAAAGATAAAAAGAATTGTTACTATTAAAACAAAGCTGGTTATTTAAATCTATATTGCAAAGTCCTGAGTTAAGAAGTATTTGAACGGGAACAATATAAGTATTATTTAAATTATTTAAATTGATATTTGAGACACCTCCCTGCGATTGGAAAAAAATATCATTAAATTTATCCATGTATTTATTTAGTACTAAATCAGTAAAAACAGAGTAATTAATATTTCTCATATAAAATCCTTCCAAAAAATTATTGCAATAGCCTAAAAAAGTAGGCTAAGGCATTTTGATTTGAATAAAATATAATTTCAATCCTCGTTTTTTAAAATTGAAAAAATATATGAAAATACATTCATAGTATTAAAAATATTACAAAATAATATTGGGTCTTGTGAGCTTGGGTGTGAAAGTGGATAAAATACGTCACAAATTTTCACTCGTACTAAAATCTAAACGAGTTCAAGACCCCTATACAGATCTGATGTGCTTCAAGAAAAAGAATCTTTTATCTTTAAAAAGGTTTTTAAAAGTCTCTTTATATGCACAAGCAAACCTTTTTTTTCACTTTTTGAATTTAAATTAAAATCACCATTTATGTATAAGATGATATTAATATTATTAAGATTACTTATACTGAGTTTTTTCTCTTCATTATTGTTCTTCATTTCAATAGATTCCTTTCTATTATTTATAATCAAATCTTAGAACTCATTTCTAAGAAAAAGACTTACAAAAAAATTTAAAATCAGCGGTCTGTCTAAAATAGACAGACTATAAAAAACGTACTTTTTTTTTAGAATGGGATTTATTAAATTTTAAAACCAATATTTATTTTATAATATTATTAATATGTTAAATGATTTCTTAAAATTTGATTTGATTTTTACTTATTGGAGGCTTTGATTGCGGTATTCAGAATTGAATATTTTTATTAAAATACTTGATTAATTTTTAAGCATATATAGTTTCGTATTGCCTTGAACTCCAAGTCAAAAACTCCTAAAACCTCTCTAAAAATGCCTTTTATTTGATTCTATAATTATATCTATGATTTTAGTTATTTAAGCTAAGTGGTGAGCCTTTCAAGTCTAGATCCTTACCAAGTGGTTTAAATAATTTCTTTGAGAATATTTTCACAATTTGATATATCCAAAACTTCTATAGCTCTTGTACTAGCTACATAAAAGAGGTTTTGCTCTTCTTCTATCTTAAAACTAAAATCACTGCCAATCCTAACTTGTTCCCATTGTAAACCTTTGCTCTTGTGGGCGGAACAGAGAATAACATTAGCATCTTTTTCATTGGCCAAATATTTTTTAATCTCATCAATCCGTTGAGGCAATTGCTCTTGGAACTTTAGAACCACTTTAACTAAGATGTTATTTTCACGATTTCCTTTTGCAATAGCAACAAAATCATTCCAGCTTTTGTATGTTTTAAACTCACAATTGATAGGCAGTAAATCTTTTTTATTTGCAAACAATAAATAAGCCTGTTTACAGCGATTAAATAACTCAGCTTCAGTTCCCATCAGATAAATTTTCTTATTTTGACTAGCGTAAAATATAGCTTGCATGACTAATTCCGCATTAGTTCTGCAAAGGTGAGTAAATTTTTTTGTCTCATCAATACTTCCTAATTTAGATTGGATTTTATCAAATCCAAGTAGTTCCCTTTTCTCCCCTTTCTTCTTTAAAATAATATTTGCAAATTTAGCTATATTAACTCCAAAACGAAAACTTTGCGTTAGAGACAATTCAGGAATCTTAAGAGATTCCATAGCGTTTACTGCACCTCTCCAAGAATAAATTTTCTGGTGTGTATCGCCGACAAATATTTTTCTGCAATTTTGCATACGAACAATATCTAAAATTACTGCATTAGCATCCTGCGCTTCATCAAAAAATATCGCATCAACATCAATTTTTGGGTCCGCTAAGTGCCACATTTTTAAATATGTATCGTGATCCATTGGAAATTCTTTTTCACAATCTGTTTCATATTGCCAATATTTTTTAGCCATTTTATATACAAATGTTGCTATTCTTGATTGTTCTGTAGGTACTCCTGTTAACTCAATTATGGATTCTAAATCAATGTGAGATTCATGAAAATCAAACGAACTTGATATCTTAAAATTCGCAAGAGTCTTTTTAATAATAGGCAAAACAGAATAAGGATTACAAAAATCCTGTTGATCAACTTTTAATATTTTTACTATTTCAGATGTTTTTAATTTTAAATTAAGTTTATTTTTGTAGTTTGAATTATCAATTTGCATAGCTCTTCTTGCTAAAGCATGGTAAGTTGTACAATAAACATTTCTCGTGAAACTCTCCTCTGCTTCTTTTTTAATGTCTTTATTAAAGGCAAGATAAAGAAAACTCAATTTATTAAATTCTTTTGCAAGCATTCTTAAGGTCGAGGTTTTTCCTGCTCCTGCAAAAGCAGAGATTTTAAAATCATCTTGGGAGTTTTTCGTAAATTCAAGGACTTTTACTTGCTCTAATGTAGCTTGCATAATTATTCCTTATCTCAATTAAATTATTTAGAAATCTCTTGCCCTTTTGTTTTTTCTTGTGTTTTTAATATCACTTTTCCTTTAGATTTTTGTTCATCATTTCTAATGGCCATCGTGTTGTTACTAAAATGGTTATTAAATTCATTATTCATTTTAACATTTGAGAATGTTGTATCTCTTTGAATGCTATTTTTAGTATGTTCATTTGATGGATATTGAAACTTTATTCCTGCTTTTTGGGCTAAAGAATTCAGAAAAGAATCTCTTTCTTTTTCATTTTTGATTTGAAGAGAATCATCATTTTGAATTTTATTTAAAAATTCGCTTTTTAATTTAGACGGTTCTTGTTTATATTCTAATGGTTTCGTATTTTTCAATTTGTTTTCTTGCTCAATTCTAGATTCAATCTTTGAAATATTTATATCTTCAATAATATCTTTATATTTCGGAATATTTTCTTTTTTAGCCATTTGTAAATATGCTTTTTCTGGATTTATTTCTTCTGTATTCATAAATTTTGATTCTTTAATCATAGTTTTTCTGACTTCTAAAAAAACATTATTGCTAAGTTCTTTATTATTTACTTTAGAATGAATGTCTTGATGAATTGATTCTTCAAAACTCTTTAAATTTTGTTTTAAATGATATTGCTCCATTGATTTTTCTAAAGAAAATTTACTAATCTCAATTGTTTTATTTCTTATTAACTCTTGTTTGTTTTTATCTAACTCATTTAAATTTTTATTAAATGACTCAAAAGTATTTTCTTTATTGTTCATAATTTCATTGAACTTTTTATCAACTGTTTCAACATTCTCTTTTAAACTCACGTTCCTGTTAATTTGATCTGGAAATACTTTATTGATTAAGAACTCTCTTTCATTCATATTTAGTTTATTTAATTTATAGGACTTGTCAGAATCTTTTTCTAGATCGTTTTGAATCGTTTTCCTGACATGATTTTTTAACTCTTCTTGATATAAAACAGCTTTTTGAAGTCTATAAGACTGTAAATAGTCTTTAAAATTATCTATATTAATGTCATTTGTAGATACTTTATTATCATAATTATTGAGAGTATTTAGTTCAGTAACATTATTTATTTTCTCGGATGCGTACTTAAAAGCAAGAAAATTTAAAATATTTTGATTATTAAATTGCTTATGAATCAGTTCAACTTCTTCTTTTATAGCTCCTGCTTTAATTTCATTTAAAAGTTTTTCAGAATGAAAATAAGGATTTATGAATTCATTTGCATGTTTTTGTTCTTTTTGTTTCTCTAGTTGCTCATTCATTAATTTCTCTGAGATTTCTTGAGGGGAAGCATTTTTGTATTCTTTTTCTATAAATTTGTATATTTTTATGTTGTTTTCTTTGATGATATTTGTATTTGAAATTTTTTCATGAATCATCATTTCGTTTAATTCAATTATTTCTTTGATATTATTTATAAGGCTTTTGTTTTCATTTATAAAATCTAATTTTAAGCTTTTATTATTAAAATCTAAACCTTTATTTTTCATTTCAAAATGAATGCCTTTATTTAACTCATTATCATGAAATATTTTTTTTGTTTGAAGTTTAGATTTTAGGGTATTATCAAAAGGTTTAAATTCAATTTTTTGTGTTTTATTTTTATTTACTTGATTAAAATATTCCCTTCTTTTTTCAATCTCTTCAGGGTTTAAAAATGCCTCTGGAATATATTTGTAATGTTTTTCTTCAAGCATAAGTGTTATAGGTTGATTTAATGAAATAGATGCGCTTTTTAATTCCAAGTTCCTTTTAATAGGGTCAGCAATATTTAAAATAGAAGGTAATACTTCTCTTCTCCATTGTAGGATTTGCCCATAATCTGCTTTTATATTTTCATTTTTATATAGAGTATTGACAAAATATTCTAAGGGAATTTTATTTGATTCTATTTCTTTTTTAAACGCTTCGTTGCCATATTTACGAATAAATTCGTCAGGGTCTTTTTCTGTTGAGAGTTTTGTATAAGATAATAAAAGATTTGATTGAACGGCTTGTAGATAACTTAATTTAGCCGCATTATATCCAGCTTTATCATTATCAAATAATAAGATAACTTCTTTAGAAGATTTAGAAAGTAGGTCAATATTTTCTTTTGTAAGAGCTGTTCCCATTACAGCAACTACATTTTTTATGCCTGCTTTTTGCATAGCAATAGCATCCATATAACCTTCTACCACGTATACTTTACCCGAACTTTGAATATGTTCTTTTGCGGAATCAAGACCAAATAAGGTAGATTTTTTATCAAATAATAAATTATTTTTAGGGTTGATATATTTACTGACTTGTTTGTCAATTTCGTATTTGCGATAGATACGTCCACCAAAACCAAGGCATTGTCCATTTTCATCATGGATTGGAATCATGATTCTATTTCTGTAAAAATCATAACTTGTACCATCTGTTTTTTCACTAATAAGAGATAAGGATATTAAATCTTTTTTTGAATAACCTTTTGAATTTGCATAGTCTTCGATTCCTTTTGTAAAGGATAATCCAAAGCCAAATTCTTTAATTTGTTCGTGAGTAAATCCTCTCTTTGTGAGATATTCAAGGGCTTCTTTTCCTTGCTCTAAAAACAAATTATTAGAGTAATAAGATTTTATATCATTCATTATATTATGATTCTTTGTGATTTCTTCTTTAGAAACCTCTTTTTTATTTGTTGAAAATTTTTCTGAAGACAAGCTATTTGTAAATGATTGTTTTTTATTTTGTTCTTGCTTTAAATAAAATTCTTTTTGCTTTTGTATACCTGTGTATCTCTGTTTTAAGTTAATACCTGCTAAACTTTTTAGATTTTTTAAATAAACCTTGTTTTCTCCACTTTTAAAATCAACTTCATTTGCATGGAAAATGACCTTTGAACCATTCTCTTTAGCAAGATCAAACAAAATAGAAGCATTTTGAGTAATGTTATTTCCAATATCTTTTAAAATTATTACCGTTTTATTATCTAGTGAAATCTTTTTATCTGCTATTTTATTTAATAAAAATCCAAGGTGAAGATCTCTATTGCCATCTAAAATTGTTTCGGTGTGAGCTTGATTTCCTGCATATACATTAAGAACCTTATATCCATTATTTTTATAAAGATTTGTTGTTTCTATAAAAACATTTTTTGCCTCTTTATCATTTAATCCTGATAAAAATTTAACATTTCCTTGATCTATTGTGCAATGTGCAAGCGCTGCTATTTGTTCTTGTGAAAACTTCTTATTTTCAGCTCTTCTCATTACTCTTTCAAAGCTTAAAGAATAGTTTTTATCTTCATTTCTTGTAGCTGAGTGCATTAAAATTTTTGCTTCATCATGTTTTAAATCATTGTGAGCAAAAACCATTTTTCCAAATTTATCATAGTCAACCATTCTTAAATTAGGATTTGTTAATATTTGAGCATGTATAACATTAATTTCTTCAGTAGAAATATGTCCTTTTGATTCGTTTAGCAATGTTTCAAATAATTTAACTTCATTAAATACTTGTAAATCTTTAGATAAAGAATGAATTGTATTCTTTATAATTTCATCATGCTCTAATTTTTGATATTGCTTTTCATAACTATTTATATTCTCTTTTGATATTTTATCTAGATTTAATTTTCTAATATTATTATCTATATATTGCTTTGAAGTCTTTTCAATTTCATAGGCTGATGAAAACTTATCAAATCCCTTAGCCTTAAATTTTTCTTCTAGTGCCTTTATATTTTTTTCAAAATCTTCTGAGAATAGAGAATGAATATGATCGTTTCTGTCTTGGGCACGGAGAATCCCATTCTCATTAAAGCATGAGATTCCTATATTATTTAGATTTTCAGCAAGATGACTTTGGTAAATATTTTTCAATATTCCTTGGTTTTCCATGAAAGCATAATGATTAATACTTTTATCCATTTGGTTTTTTAATCTAGTAACTTCAATATTTGTATGCAAATATGGGATATTTGAAAAATTATTTTGATCAAATAAAATTTCATTTGTCTTTGAATTGTATAAATATTCATTTCCAATCAATTGATTAAATTTATTTAAAGTTTGATCTATTGCTTTATTATGTGCTGATAAAATGTTTTCTTTTAAATGTTCATGAGAAAAAAGCAGAGATGAAATGTCACTAGGGGCAGCAAATGAAAGAAAAAGTTTATCTTTATCTACGGAAACGACTCTTTGATATTTATCATAAAAATCCATTTTATTGCTTTTTGTAATTAAATATTCTTCTTTTTGGCTGTTAACTAATTCCATTGCTGTTTTTTTGGAACGACTTACTTCCATCGCAGCTTTTAATTTTTCTTCTGATTCGACAAAAACTTTTAAATTATGAGTAGGTCTTGTAAATACAGTATAAATGTCTTCAATTGAACTGATACCATCTATAATTCCTAATACATTTTTCTTTGTGTCTCCTTGGGCTGCATTGTAAGTTACTGCCCAATTGTGTTGGAGAAAATTCATTGATTTTAGATCAATGTTTTCTGTTTTTCCATTTTGATAAATAATTTCCATTTTGTGATTTGTCTGATCAATGCTTAAAACTTTAAACTCTTTCTTGTTAATTCTGCTCGTTTTCCAATCGTTTTTACTCCATGCGAGTTTATCATTTTCACAAATTTTAATTTCTGATTTTTTATAAACAGGAATAATACTAAATTCTTTTGATTTTGGTGGTTTATCGTATTTAAACTTGGCTGGATTCAAACTAAAAAGAGTCCCATTTTTGTCTTGAATCGTAACAATATTATTCATAAAGTCTGTTTGAATAATTTTGTACTCTTCATTTTTAATGACATTTAATGTTTTATTCTCAAAATATATTTTGTTATCTGCATCAAATATCATAATATTTCCAACTTCGTAGTTAGAAGCATATTTGCCTTTGCTGCCACTTAAGTCTACTGCTGTAAAGGTTTGTGTGTTGATTTCATTTTTGAGAAATCCTTCGTGTTTCAAGTTTTCTCTAATTTGATTTGTAATTTCACCAATTGATCTGTGAGTTCTTGCTACAATTAAAGTTTTTTCTCGTTCAGATGGGCTCATAGACAAATATTCTTTTACGAGATTTATAACCCTCGCTTCTTCCGTTTTAAATTCTTTAATTGAGTTTTTAAAATATCCCATTGCTTCATTGATAAGAGTTTTACCAGTAGATTTATAATTTTGTTTTGATAGCTTATCAAAGAGCATGCTATTTAATATCTCAACACCTTTTGCAAGATTTTCATCTTTTTGTCGCATTGATTTGTTTAATTCAACACGTTTTAAATTGGTATGATTTGTTGTAAGCTTTAAAAAATGCCCTGCTGTTGGGGAAGATAATTGACGGTTATCTCCTACTATAATTAATCTTGCATTTTCACTTTTAGCACGTTCCACAAAATCATGACCTAGCTTTGTGCCAACCATTCCTGCTTCATCAATAATCCATATTTTTTCATTTTTACTTTGGGATACTTCACTTTCTTTTAAAAGAAGACTTGCTATTGTATTCACTTCCATATTTGTTTCGTTAGCTAAAATATCAGCGGCTTTTTTATTTTGGGCAAATCCTTCTACTTGATAGCCTGCAAGTTTTGCTTGTTCTACCACTGTAGAAAGCGAAAAAGTTTTTCCTGCCCCTGCTGCTCCGAGCCAAATGATGTGCTTATCAGTTGTAGAAAGTGTTTGTTTAATTGCTTCTTTTTGGCCTTCTGTGAGTTCTGTAGCTTTATCAATTAATAAATTTAAATTGGCTTTTAATTCTTTCTTTTCAGATTTTGAGATTTTTAATTCTTTTAATGCCTCTGAAAGATATGACTTTATATTTTCATTTTCTTGAAAACTAAGCC
It includes:
- a CDS encoding UvrD-helicase domain-containing protein, which encodes MQATLEQVKVLEFTKNSQDDFKISAFAGAGKTSTLRMLAKEFNKLSFLYLAFNKDIKKEAEESFTRNVYCTTYHALARRAMQIDNSNYKNKLNLKLKTSEIVKILKVDQQDFCNPYSVLPIIKKTLANFKISSSFDFHESHIDLESIIELTGVPTEQSRIATFVYKMAKKYWQYETDCEKEFPMDHDTYLKMWHLADPKIDVDAIFFDEAQDANAVILDIVRMQNCRKIFVGDTHQKIYSWRGAVNAMESLKIPELSLTQSFRFGVNIAKFANIILKKKGEKRELLGFDKIQSKLGSIDETKKFTHLCRTNAELVMQAIFYASQNKKIYLMGTEAELFNRCKQAYLLFANKKDLLPINCEFKTYKSWNDFVAIAKGNRENNILVKVVLKFQEQLPQRIDEIKKYLANEKDANVILCSAHKSKGLQWEQVRIGSDFSFKIEEEQNLFYVASTRAIEVLDISNCENILKEII
- the mobF gene encoding MobF family relaxase → MLSVSNVSLSKGRSYYEKENYYSKESAKEHSQWHGKLASELGLTGQVDFKTFDNLLFGLDKNGKSISTNSVDSKLYREAEITKKERGNLEFSISKICEKHPFKESEYKKINEIIKFHTRHNKKITAGNKKTCLSQINNVIKKTKLSPLQKEEAKEAFKTILSSVTRPKERRAGYDLTFSAPKSVSVMGLVGKDNDLIKAHREAVFDVLNYIEAKYANTRTGDNLKREIENTKKLLIAQFEHNTSRENDPQLHTHCVVLNLIQRMDGEWRSLHADDFRNHSKLFGTIYQNQLAKRVYELGYDIAPDKDSTFKISNVPNELCEKFSKRRKQLIDLGVKDQKSARDLVYQDRAKKSENISAEEQLKKWIKETKEIGTDLSKIKGEIRKTQEIGVIKINEMIQDAFSEASKMKMAFKYEEAFQIFAKYSQGKIDLMKATETFEEQVSQKLIKLQNGMYITKEALELEQKTILNLENQQSVKSILNLESGILDNLIKEKAAFSSEKKNEIINEVFAKTKHLSPEASLHISEIMKHFIHDDKRLSFQENENIKSYLSEALKELKISKSEKKELKANLNLLIDKATELTEGQKEAIKQTLSTTDKHIIWLGAAGAGKTFSLSTVVEQAKLAGYQVEGFAQNKKAADILANETNMEVNTIASLLLKESEVSQSKNEKIWIIDEAGMVGTKLGHDFVERAKSENARLIIVGDNRQLSSPTAGHFLKLTTNHTNLKRVELNKSMRQKDENLAKGVEILNSMLFDKLSKQNYKSTGKTLINEAMGYFKNSIKEFKTEEARVINLVKEYLSMSPSEREKTLIVARTHRSIGEITNQIRENLKHEGFLKNEINTQTFTAVDLSGSKGKYASNYEVGNIMIFDADNKIYFENKTLNVIKNEEYKIIQTDFMNNIVTIQDKNGTLFSLNPAKFKYDKPPKSKEFSIIPVYKKSEIKICENDKLAWSKNDWKTSRINKKEFKVLSIDQTNHKMEIIYQNGKTENIDLKSMNFLQHNWAVTYNAAQGDTKKNVLGIIDGISSIEDIYTVFTRPTHNLKVFVESEEKLKAAMEVSRSKKTAMELVNSQKEEYLITKSNKMDFYDKYQRVVSVDKDKLFLSFAAPSDISSLLFSHEHLKENILSAHNKAIDQTLNKFNQLIGNEYLYNSKTNEILFDQNNFSNIPYLHTNIEVTRLKNQMDKSINHYAFMENQGILKNIYQSHLAENLNNIGISCFNENGILRAQDRNDHIHSLFSEDFEKNIKALEEKFKAKGFDKFSSAYEIEKTSKQYIDNNIRKLNLDKISKENINSYEKQYQKLEHDEIIKNTIHSLSKDLQVFNEVKLFETLLNESKGHISTEEINVIHAQILTNPNLRMVDYDKFGKMVFAHNDLKHDEAKILMHSATRNEDKNYSLSFERVMRRAENKKFSQEQIAALAHCTIDQGNVKFLSGLNDKEAKNVFIETTNLYKNNGYKVLNVYAGNQAHTETILDGNRDLHLGFLLNKIADKKISLDNKTVIILKDIGNNITQNASILFDLAKENGSKVIFHANEVDFKSGENKVYLKNLKSLAGINLKQRYTGIQKQKEFYLKQEQNKKQSFTNSLSSEKFSTNKKEVSKEEITKNHNIMNDIKSYYSNNLFLEQGKEALEYLTKRGFTHEQIKEFGFGLSFTKGIEDYANSKGYSKKDLISLSLISEKTDGTSYDFYRNRIMIPIHDENGQCLGFGGRIYRKYEIDKQVSKYINPKNNLLFDKKSTLFGLDSAKEHIQSSGKVYVVEGYMDAIAMQKAGIKNVVAVMGTALTKENIDLLSKSSKEVILLFDNDKAGYNAAKLSYLQAVQSNLLLSYTKLSTEKDPDEFIRKYGNEAFKKEIESNKIPLEYFVNTLYKNENIKADYGQILQWRREVLPSILNIADPIKRNLELKSASISLNQPITLMLEEKHYKYIPEAFLNPEEIEKRREYFNQVNKNKTQKIEFKPFDNTLKSKLQTKKIFHDNELNKGIHFEMKNKGLDFNNKSLKLDFINENKSLINNIKEIIELNEMMIHEKISNTNIIKENNIKIYKFIEKEYKNASPQEISEKLMNEQLEKQKEQKHANEFINPYFHSEKLLNEIKAGAIKEEVELIHKQFNNQNILNFLAFKYASEKINNVTELNTLNNYDNKVSTNDINIDNFKDYLQSYRLQKAVLYQEELKNHVRKTIQNDLEKDSDKSYKLNKLNMNEREFLINKVFPDQINRNVSLKENVETVDKKFNEIMNNKENTFESFNKNLNELDKNKQELIRNKTIEISKFSLEKSMEQYHLKQNLKSFEESIHQDIHSKVNNKELSNNVFLEVRKTMIKESKFMNTEEINPEKAYLQMAKKENIPKYKDIIEDINISKIESRIEQENKLKNTKPLEYKQEPSKLKSEFLNKIQNDDSLQIKNEKERDSFLNSLAQKAGIKFQYPSNEHTKNSIQRDTTFSNVKMNNEFNNHFSNNTMAIRNDEQKSKGKVILKTQEKTKGQEISK